The sequence ATGGTATGATACTGCTGCAGCCCATTCAACTCCTCCAACCAGCTTGGTTAGTCTTGAGAGAAACTACAGCTACAAGAGAAGCACTCAAGCTTCTCTCCAGCTGTTTCTCTGGGCTCATGAAAGCAGAATTGGAAGATGAGCATCCCCCTTCATTAGCATGATCATAACATTCTCAGCTAGCACTGATGGAGGTAGGTAAGAGAGAAAAATGTGTAATGCGCTTGTGTCTTCAATTGCCTTTGCTTCAGAATTTGTAGTAATTTTAAGACTGCTGTTCGTAAGGTGCTCGGAAATGGCTTGAGCAGCCCAAGGCACCAGCAACTTGCTCACTCACTGTGATTCTACTTCAGAATATATGTAGATTAAAATCATGTTCCATTTAATAGGACTCATAACGCATATAATTAGTATAGGGTTGCATTGAAAGTGTGCAAATAGGTGAATATGTATAAAGTTGTATGAGTTAAGGCTTATTTCTATCCTTACTGTTTTGACCTCTATTTTGAGAAGCAGTTTCATTTTAATATTGCATGTATAAGATTTTTAAAGGCAATTACAAATGTCAAGTTCAACTGTGTTGTGAATGTATATTGTTTTCTTGATAAATCAATGTATTTGCCAATAAAGGTACTATTATTAGTGCTATCTGTGTATGTCACCTTTCTCTGAAATATTTCAGATAAACTGTTATTTTTTCCAAACTTTATAACATATCCATTGTGCTTTAGCAGAGACCATTATTAACTCTCTTTACTAAGTAACCTACTACATTGTCACAGAATGTTATAAAAATACGGTCCTGAATTCAGTTATGCagctaatataaaattaaaatcaatTGTATTAGGGTAAGATTTGACTTGCAGCTACAGAATTAGTACTGTGCTAAGCAGTACCCATTTTACAACCCCATAACTTGAAGAGTTACCACCCTCACCCTGCAAGAAGCAGGAGTTTAATCGCAGGTAACACAGCATGTGTGAGCATAGGCAAGGACATTTTTGAGGGGATCGTAGGGAAAACATATCCCCAGTTGTAACTTCACCTTATGCGAGGGAATGATCAAGTAACACAAGTCTCAGAAAAGTAAAGGGGATAACTTCAAGCTTAATACTTAATAATAGAGAGCCACTTGTGCATAAATTTCACTCTACCCACAAGCAGTATATTTTGATACTCTAATTTGGGTTAGAACCCAAACTAGCTTAAAATTACTCTGACTCGGCTCTAACAGGATGCTGCTTGTTTTGACATACCAAACATTCCTGTTATGTATacacatttgcaaaatgcaagaaTGTGGAACATTTTTTCTTAGTTATTGCATTCATTGCATGGGATGCATTTTTAAGGTAACACACTTGCACTTCAATTCCCAGGTGTGTATATATTAAGTCAAGATAAAACTCAACAATAGGGGATTTGGAATCACATAAAATTGGGATGCACCCCATTAGTCCACCACAATCAAAGAACTAGGCTCGTCTCCTCTTGAAACTGGATTTTTATTAAAGTGGAGATTATGAGCAGTATACTGCTAATTTGCAGTCTTCAGCTTTTCTGTGAATTCTTACTACTCTCTATATTGAGGAAGAATATGAACGCCCTTTCCTGCCATCAGCAGAGCTACTTTTATAGGATTTGCAAAGCCGTTTGATTACCTTTGGAACAAATAtgcagttggttgttgtggattttctgggctatatcgccgcggtcttggcattgtagttcctgatgtttcgccagcagctgtgactggcatcttcataggtgtagcactgaaagacagagatctctcagtgtctcagtttgacactgagaaatctctgtctttcggtgctacacctctgaagatgccagtcacagctgctggcgaaacatcaggaactacaatgacaagaccacggcaatacagcccgggaaacccacaacaaccatcgttctccggccgtgaaagccttcaacaataaataTGCAGTTCCTCAAAAGTCTTGGTGGTAGGAACAGAAGAAATAGAAAACAAGGCACTTGCATCCCTCTCACTTCAGTGGAAGAGCTAAGCACATGTTTAGCCCATGCAAATCAACAGGATCTAAGAATGCTAGCCTCCATTTTCTGAAAGTACATCAAACTCACTTAGGCTGCTTTACCATGATACAGGAATACATCGAGTTTTACAAGAACTATCATTTTGTCCCATTAAATAAGAgacaagagaggaaattctgttcaactaaacctaagaagaaacttgattcttgtctagcaggttatttttcagtaaaagaaatacgctttacactaagaatttatttgtggcttttgatgaagctgtgagccttgtgaaacgggacaatttagccaggcaaacccgttgccaatctcccgccggaagcagccggagagtgtgggcgctcccgtcttcttgatttgaccctcagcacttgtgaataaagctttggattgcagcagcagtcttttggcgtgtccttagtgtgccttttgccttggagtttgggaccgttccccctgtccttttgccATTAAATAATTTACCAAATGATAGATTTCACATCATTTCTAGGATCCTCTACTAGATATGCTTAGCTGTTGAAAAGATAATTGCACCAAAATAAAGTTAGGTTTTACACTACCGTGGGGATACCTCAAATGGTCCATGGCAAACACTACATATAAAAACCAACCATTCATCCAAAATATAAGTAATAAGTTTAGTTCACCACAAGAAAATCCAATAAAATCAGTCTAAAAAATTTGTTTCTGATTCAACCTTTACATATTCATAAGTCCCTCTTTTTTGCCACAGAAAATGGTTTCCGTTTAATTCAAGTGAAAAAGACATATTCGCAATAGTTACAGGCAAGAGTTGATATACCAATTACCTCTCAGCTAAAGGCCGATACTGTAATTCTCTCTCAAGTTGTTCTGCTGTGAGTGTTCCTTGTATAGCTTCACAACCTGGGTTAAATACAGAGTAAGCACTTTTTTCTCCATTCTGTCTTTCTCCAGGGCCACGGGTTCCTACATAGATCCAATAAAACATAGACAGGACAAAATAAGGCAAACCAAATTCCAGTTCCACAAACAGTCCCAGTAAGACCAGCCAGAGAAGAAACTTCAGAAAGGTCAGGTTCATAAAAAAGTAATGGGTCCACCATGGTGGAGGGGATGAAAACACTTGGTCCTTGGGCCTGTATAGTCTTTGACTGGATTCCTACGAAATGAAGCCAAGAAAAGATTATATGGTTAGTCATACAATGGATATGGTGTGTttggtaaaacaaaaaaaaagggtAAATGAACTAAGTACATTGTAACTGGAACATATCAATACCTAATAGTCCTCACAATATACACAGATCTTcccccaatacacacacacaccatatcaGAATGACATTTTGTTACAGAATTCAAAGCATTATGCTTTAGCAGCACTTGGatggggttgctctgcagaagaaggcaatagcaaaccacttctacTTCTCACTTTCCTTTAAAGTCCCTTGCTGGTATTGctctaaattatttattttacttcatttctccccagtgaaaactgaaagcagcttatattattctcttctccattttctcctcacaaccagCCCTGTGAAGCTGGTTAGTCTGAAAGCTTATaactgttccaaggtcacccagcaagctcctatgcagggatttcaacctggttctctcagattcGAATCTGTCACTCTAGCCCCTAACACCACACTGCCTGTGGTGAACCAGGGTTTAAATTCCTATTTGTACCAGTTTAACTTCCTGCTTGGCCAAGGCAcgtctcagcttagcctaccttgTTGTAAGTGGAACCTGAGACGCCCCATTTAGATTCCCTACAAACACTTCGGGGGCAAGGCTGTATATAAATATGAAACAGAATCGATAAATTGGCATCACACTTTTTCAGGAAGTTTGGAAGACGGAATGAGTGCCTGCAACGAATAGCTCACATCCCATCATAACGTCCAACAAGGATTTCCACCTTCAACACGCACAACCCTCACAGAAAAGTACAAACTGAAAGCACACCAGAAAGCCCAACCAGTTACTTCAGTCCACA is a genomic window of Eublepharis macularius isolate TG4126 chromosome 1, MPM_Emac_v1.0, whole genome shotgun sequence containing:
- the SAYSD1 gene encoding SAYSvFN domain-containing protein 1, which encodes MEWKLAQFRAARRATADPPPAKPPSKAAALVPEKAQAQSEESSQRLYRPKDQVFSSPPPWWTHYFFMNLTFLKFLLWLVLLGLFVELEFGLPYFVLSMFYWIYVGTRGPGERQNGEKSAYSVFNPGCEAIQGTLTAEQLERELQYRPLAER